A window from Flavobacterium gyeonganense encodes these proteins:
- a CDS encoding ABC transporter ATP-binding protein: MKLLYSYIIKHKMLLFFALIMATINICFSLSDSIITGKLMQDCGVGLHKYDGNVNGFIKSLSFWLGLSLGAAMISRITKNFQDYFTNVVIQRTGAQMYTDGIKKSLDLPYAEFEDQRSGETLSKLTKVRSDSEKLITLSISLIFQTIIGFVFVIVYIARIDYRISLIFLVTAPIIALVSSYLGKKIKIVSRKIVNQTNALAGSTTESLRNIELVKSLGLTYQEEKRLNLNTFKILQLELEKVRFIRSLSFIQGTTVHFLRTCVVFTLYYFLFGGKIIVGDLLTMVFFTFFIFGPLQELGNFIIVLNETKVSMENFRILLNAPKEFCPKTPKHVGAIQSLLFSNVSFQHKTAKFKAVENINFEIKQGQTVAFVGPSGSGKTTLVKLLVGLYTPAEGQVFYNDIDSTEIDLLDLRKQLGFVTQDAQLFSGTIRENLLFVKPNATDEDLHNALKKASCEKLLVRAEDGLNSTIGEGGIKVSGGEKQRLSIARAILRNPNLLIFDEATSALDSITEEEINATIRNISDQNRITVLIAHRLSTVMHADRIFVLEQGKIIEQGKHDDLIAERGLYYAMWRQQIGERK; the protein is encoded by the coding sequence ATGAAATTATTATACTCCTATATAATCAAACATAAAATGCTTTTATTTTTTGCTTTGATTATGGCTACTATAAACATTTGTTTCAGTTTATCAGACTCTATTATTACAGGTAAATTAATGCAGGACTGCGGCGTTGGTTTGCATAAATATGACGGAAATGTAAATGGTTTTATAAAATCATTGTCTTTTTGGTTGGGACTTTCCCTTGGCGCGGCAATGATTTCAAGAATTACCAAAAATTTTCAGGATTATTTTACCAATGTTGTTATTCAGCGTACAGGTGCCCAAATGTATACTGATGGAATTAAAAAATCACTCGATTTGCCTTATGCCGAATTTGAAGATCAGCGAAGCGGTGAAACTTTAAGTAAACTAACCAAAGTACGTTCAGATTCTGAAAAATTAATTACACTTTCAATTTCACTTATTTTTCAAACTATCATCGGTTTTGTATTCGTTATCGTTTATATTGCCCGAATCGATTATCGTATTTCGCTTATCTTTTTAGTTACAGCTCCAATTATTGCTTTGGTAAGTTCTTATCTGGGCAAAAAAATAAAAATCGTTTCCAGAAAAATTGTGAATCAAACCAATGCACTGGCAGGTTCAACAACCGAAAGTTTAAGAAATATTGAATTGGTAAAAAGTCTTGGATTAACATATCAGGAAGAAAAGCGTCTGAACCTGAACACTTTTAAGATTCTGCAGCTTGAATTAGAAAAGGTTCGCTTTATCAGAAGTTTAAGTTTTATTCAGGGTACAACGGTTCACTTTTTAAGGACTTGCGTTGTTTTTACATTATATTATTTCCTTTTTGGAGGAAAAATTATTGTAGGTGATTTACTTACTATGGTATTTTTTACCTTTTTTATTTTTGGCCCTTTACAGGAATTGGGAAACTTTATAATCGTGCTTAACGAAACTAAAGTTTCAATGGAAAATTTCAGGATCCTTTTAAATGCTCCAAAAGAATTTTGCCCGAAAACCCCAAAACATGTTGGAGCAATTCAATCTTTATTATTTTCGAATGTAAGTTTCCAGCACAAAACAGCCAAATTTAAAGCCGTTGAAAACATCAATTTTGAAATCAAACAAGGTCAAACCGTTGCCTTCGTTGGTCCATCTGGTTCCGGAAAAACAACTTTGGTTAAATTATTAGTCGGATTATATACTCCTGCAGAAGGTCAGGTTTTTTATAATGATATTGATTCGACAGAAATTGACCTGCTCGATTTAAGAAAACAACTCGGATTTGTAACTCAGGATGCCCAATTATTCTCGGGAACAATCCGGGAAAATTTATTGTTTGTAAAACCAAATGCTACTGATGAGGATTTACACAATGCATTAAAAAAAGCCAGTTGCGAAAAATTATTAGTTCGTGCCGAAGATGGTTTAAATAGCACTATAGGAGAAGGAGGAATAAAAGTTTCAGGAGGAGAAAAGCAAAGATTATCAATCGCAAGAGCTATTTTAAGAAATCCGAATTTATTGATTTTTGATGAAGCGACTTCTGCTTTGGATTCTATTACCGAAGAAGAAATCAATGCTACAATTAGAAATATTTCAGATCAAAACAGAATCACGGTTTTAATCGCCCATCGCTTGTCTACAGTAATGCATGCTGACAGAATTTTTGTTTTGGAACAGGGAAAAATCATCGAACAGGGAAAACATGATGACTTAATTGCAGAAAGAGGTTTATATTATGCTATGTGGCGCCAGCAGATTGGGGAAAGAAAATAG